The nucleotide window ATCCCGGCGACGGACGGGCAGATCGTGCTGGACGGCCAGAACATCACCAGCATGCCGGCTGCGGCGATGCGGCCGATCCGCGCGAAGATGCAGATGATCTTCCAGGATCCGCACAATTCGCTCAATCCGCGGCGGACCGTCGGCAACCTGATCGCGCAGCCGTTGCAGATTGCCGGCTACGACAAGGCGGCGATTGCGGCGCGCGTCGCCGAGCTGATGGCGCATGTCGGGCTGTCGCCGGATGCCGCGACCCGCTATCCGCACGAATTCTCCGGCGGTCAGCGTCAGCGCATCGGGATCGCGCGTGCGCTGGCACTCAAACCAAAACTGGTGATCTGCGACGAGCCGGTGTCGGCGCTCGATGTGTCGATCCGGGCCCAGGTGATCAACCTGCTGCAGGATCTGTCCGACAAGTTCGGCGTGTCCTATCTGTTCATATCGCACGATCTGACGATGGTGCAGCACATCGCCGACAAGCTGATCGTGATGTATCTGGGCCGCATCGTCGAGACCGGGGCGGCCGAAACGATCTGGAAGCACCCGGCACACCCCTACACGCAGGCGCTGCTCGCCGCGGCGCCGGTCGCCGATCCGCAACTGATGCGTGGCCGCCAGCGCTTCGTGCTGCAGGGCGATCTCCCCAGTCCGACCAATCTGCCGGAAGGCTGCGCGTTCTCGACGCGCTGCCCGTTCGTCACCGATCGCTGCCGTCAGGAGAGGCCGATTCTTCGGGAACTCGGCGAGGACCGCAAGGCGGCTTGTCACTACGATCTGGTCGACCGGCTCAAAGTCACGACGAACAATCCCACAGCATCCTTCGGCCGGCGGGTCGAGGGCAAGTACAAGGCAGGAGCACGGGCATGAGCTTCGGATGGAAGAATCTCGGAGATCTGGTGGATCGCTACCGCGATCTGGATCGTCCGGCGATCATCGATCTGCGCACGACGGAGCCGCGGATATGGAGCCACGTCGAGATCGACAGACTGGCCAACGGGGTGGCGGTGTATCTCACCGGGCTCGGTTTTCCGCGCGGGACGACGGTGGCGATCCTGTCGTCGAACCGCGCCGAGTACCTGGCGGTGTATTTCGG belongs to Rhodopseudomonas palustris and includes:
- a CDS encoding ABC transporter ATP-binding protein, which encodes MSLLSVRSLVVDYQTSSGTVHAVNDVSLDIEPGETVGLVGESGCGKSTLGKAIMHLIPATDGQIVLDGQNITSMPAAAMRPIRAKMQMIFQDPHNSLNPRRTVGNLIAQPLQIAGYDKAAIAARVAELMAHVGLSPDAATRYPHEFSGGQRQRIGIARALALKPKLVICDEPVSALDVSIRAQVINLLQDLSDKFGVSYLFISHDLTMVQHIADKLIVMYLGRIVETGAAETIWKHPAHPYTQALLAAAPVADPQLMRGRQRFVLQGDLPSPTNLPEGCAFSTRCPFVTDRCRQERPILRELGEDRKAACHYDLVDRLKVTTNNPTASFGRRVEGKYKAGARA